The following are encoded together in the Capsulimonas corticalis genome:
- a CDS encoding NAD(+) synthase, whose amino-acid sequence MTGIFRSIYSHGFVRAAVCIPSVRVADPIYNAEHTLGLARRASEMHAAVALFPEMGLSAYSNDDLFHQDALLDATVVAIGKVVEESKALTPVLLVGAPLRFEGKLFNCAVVIYRGAILGIVPKTYLPNYREFYEKRQFAAAREAVAREVTLLGQRVPFGSDIVFQASNVRDFGIHVEICEDVWTPVPPSTFGALAGATVLANLSASNITIGKADYRRDLCASQSGRCVAAYLYSAAGPGESTTDLAWDGHALIYENNELLAESTRFSADEQIIASDIDLERLAQDRMRLSSFHDTAGDYRERLREIRQVEFEFQIPEGEIGLLRHVERFPFVPNDAALRDERCYEAYNIQVHGLMKRLASTGLQKIVIGVSGGLDSTHALIVAARTMDRLGLPRKNILAFTMPGFATSDITLKNARGLMEALGTTAHEIDIRPSCLQMMRDLGHPFIGGEPVYDITFENVQAGERTSHLFRLANFHDGFVLGTGDLSELALGWCTYGVGDHMSHYNVNASVPKTLIQYLLRWVIGSKQFDSATSEILQSILDTEISPELVPHDADNNDKPAQSTEQKIGPYELQDFNIYYVTRYGFRPSKVAFLSQHAWGDKTHGGWPAGFDLAKRNEYDLPTIKKWLGTFLFRFFKTSQFKRSCIPNGPKVGSGGSLSPRGDWRAPSDSEANVWMDELKNNVPD is encoded by the coding sequence ATGACAGGCATATTTCGCTCGATCTATTCCCACGGGTTCGTCCGCGCCGCCGTTTGCATTCCGTCCGTTCGTGTCGCGGATCCCATCTACAACGCCGAACACACCCTCGGCCTCGCGCGGCGGGCGTCGGAGATGCACGCCGCCGTGGCGCTGTTTCCCGAGATGGGGCTTTCGGCGTACTCCAACGACGATCTGTTCCATCAGGATGCTCTGCTGGATGCGACGGTTGTCGCGATTGGCAAAGTGGTCGAGGAGAGCAAGGCGCTGACGCCGGTGCTGCTGGTGGGCGCACCGCTGCGGTTCGAGGGGAAGTTATTTAACTGCGCGGTGGTGATTTATCGGGGAGCGATCCTGGGAATCGTCCCGAAGACGTACTTGCCGAACTACCGGGAGTTTTACGAGAAGCGGCAGTTCGCGGCGGCGCGGGAGGCGGTGGCGCGGGAGGTGACGCTGTTGGGACAGCGCGTTCCGTTTGGGAGCGACATCGTGTTCCAGGCGTCCAATGTGCGCGACTTCGGCATCCACGTGGAGATCTGCGAGGATGTCTGGACGCCGGTTCCGCCCAGCACCTTTGGCGCGCTGGCGGGGGCGACGGTGCTCGCCAATCTGTCCGCGAGCAATATCACGATTGGGAAGGCCGATTATCGGCGGGATCTGTGCGCGTCGCAGTCCGGGCGCTGCGTGGCGGCTTATCTTTACTCGGCGGCGGGGCCGGGGGAATCAACGACCGACCTTGCCTGGGACGGCCACGCCCTGATCTACGAGAACAACGAATTGCTGGCGGAGTCGACCCGGTTTTCGGCGGACGAGCAGATCATCGCCTCGGATATCGATCTGGAGCGGCTCGCGCAGGACCGGATGCGTCTGAGCAGCTTCCATGACACGGCGGGAGATTACCGGGAAAGATTGCGCGAGATCCGTCAGGTCGAGTTCGAGTTTCAAATCCCCGAAGGCGAGATCGGCCTGCTGCGCCATGTCGAGCGCTTCCCCTTCGTGCCCAACGATGCGGCCTTGCGCGATGAGCGATGTTACGAGGCGTATAATATCCAGGTCCACGGCCTGATGAAGCGTTTGGCAAGTACAGGATTACAAAAAATCGTTATCGGCGTTTCGGGCGGCCTGGATTCAACGCATGCCCTGATCGTCGCCGCGCGCACCATGGATCGGCTGGGACTGCCGCGCAAGAACATCCTCGCCTTCACGATGCCCGGATTTGCGACCAGTGATATCACGCTCAAAAATGCGCGCGGATTGATGGAGGCGCTGGGGACGACCGCGCATGAGATCGATATTCGGCCGTCGTGCCTGCAAATGATGCGCGATCTGGGCCATCCGTTTATCGGGGGCGAACCCGTCTACGACATCACCTTCGAGAACGTGCAGGCCGGAGAGCGCACGTCTCATTTGTTCCGATTGGCGAACTTCCATGACGGCTTTGTCTTAGGAACGGGCGATCTGAGCGAACTGGCGCTGGGATGGTGCACCTACGGCGTCGGCGACCATATGTCGCACTACAATGTCAACGCCTCCGTTCCCAAGACGCTCATTCAATATCTGCTGCGTTGGGTGATCGGCTCGAAACAGTTTGATAGCGCCACGAGCGAGATTTTGCAATCGATCCTGGACACGGAAATCTCGCCCGAGCTGGTCCCGCACGATGCGGACAACAACGACAAGCCCGCGCAGAGCACCGAGCAGAAGATCGGCCCATACGAGCTACAGGACTTCAACATCTACTACGTGACACGCTATGGCTTCCGGCCGAGCAAGGTCGCGTTCCTCAGCCAGCACGCCTGGGGCGACAAGACCCACGGCGGTTGGCCCGCCGGCTTCGACCTTGCCAAGCGCAACGAGTACGACCTGCCGACCATCAAAAAATGGCTCGGAACCTTCTTATTCCGATTCTTCAAAACCAGTCAGTTCAAACGATCCTGCATTCCCAACGGCCCTAAAGTCGGCAGCGGCGGCTCGCTGAGCCCGCGCGGCGACTGGCGCGCGCCCAGCGACTCCGAGGCGAATGTCTGGATGGATGAGCTGAAGAACAATGTGCCGGATTAA
- a CDS encoding efflux RND transporter periplasmic adaptor subunit, giving the protein MKRIFTILIPVLLIAALIGWRLHANKVQAQSLTSDKGRGASSVAAAKASVQDIVNTFQTTANIESPQTVKLSPKVAGQIVMLALHEGDAVHRGQVVAKIDDTELQATVRKQIATVEQAQARLLQAQATQNTVGVGVGTQIQQMAAGVAAAQADYAQATQTYNAQVASADAAVADAQSKVGVAEAQIANAQAGVQSAQANYNNASTQLVRQTNLLQQGAIAQQDADTARTTAAVQKGNVDVAVAQLSSAKASLASAQSQLDSARHQAQITRTTGKTTIASSATKVTQAKAMLRNARANTTQPAAYRANLVALQADVASAQADLTNARAQLAQTSLISPIDGFVSARYADPGTLASPGSPILALQGLREVWATIAVPQEQIQHIIIGQNADVTVDSLPGRKLAARVIQVNPSGDPASRDFTVRLAMNNGDGALKPGMFARVSLVTQTFPHVTTVPPEAVQTDAGGSFVWVVTPDSKLQHTPVQTGASNASAVEIVQGVTPGTQVVTVSGGRLKDGQQVSVNSPTEIGGKGGKGGGKHHRAQ; this is encoded by the coding sequence ATGAAACGAATATTCACGATCCTGATCCCCGTTCTGCTGATCGCCGCGCTGATCGGATGGCGGCTGCACGCCAACAAGGTGCAGGCGCAGAGCTTGACGTCCGACAAAGGACGCGGCGCGTCCAGCGTCGCCGCCGCGAAGGCCAGCGTGCAGGATATCGTCAACACCTTCCAGACGACGGCGAATATCGAATCGCCGCAAACCGTGAAGCTTTCGCCGAAGGTGGCGGGGCAGATCGTCATGCTGGCGCTGCACGAAGGCGACGCCGTCCATCGCGGTCAAGTGGTCGCGAAGATCGACGACACCGAGCTGCAGGCGACCGTGCGCAAGCAGATCGCCACGGTGGAGCAGGCGCAGGCGCGGCTGCTTCAGGCGCAGGCGACTCAGAACACCGTCGGCGTGGGCGTCGGCACGCAGATCCAGCAGATGGCGGCGGGCGTCGCGGCCGCGCAGGCGGACTACGCGCAGGCCACGCAGACCTACAACGCCCAGGTCGCGTCCGCCGACGCCGCTGTCGCCGACGCGCAGAGCAAAGTCGGCGTCGCGGAGGCGCAGATCGCCAACGCGCAGGCCGGCGTGCAGAGCGCGCAGGCAAACTATAACAACGCCAGCACGCAGCTCGTCCGCCAAACAAACCTGCTTCAGCAGGGCGCCATCGCCCAGCAGGATGCGGACACCGCGCGCACGACGGCGGCGGTGCAGAAGGGCAATGTCGATGTCGCGGTGGCGCAGCTCAGCTCCGCAAAGGCGAGCCTGGCCTCGGCGCAGTCGCAGCTCGACTCCGCCCGGCATCAAGCGCAGATCACTCGGACGACCGGCAAAACCACGATCGCATCATCCGCAACCAAAGTCACACAGGCGAAGGCGATGCTGCGCAACGCCAGGGCGAACACAACGCAGCCCGCCGCCTACCGGGCCAATCTGGTGGCGCTGCAAGCCGATGTCGCGTCCGCGCAGGCCGATCTCACCAACGCCCGCGCTCAGCTCGCGCAGACATCGCTGATTTCCCCGATCGATGGATTTGTCTCGGCGCGCTACGCCGACCCCGGCACGCTGGCTTCGCCCGGTTCGCCGATCCTGGCGCTGCAAGGGCTGCGCGAAGTGTGGGCGACCATCGCCGTGCCGCAGGAGCAGATCCAGCACATCATAATCGGTCAGAACGCCGATGTCACGGTCGATTCGCTGCCCGGCCGCAAGCTCGCGGCGCGCGTCATTCAGGTCAATCCCTCCGGCGACCCGGCCAGCCGGGACTTCACCGTCCGATTGGCGATGAACAACGGCGACGGCGCCCTCAAGCCCGGCATGTTCGCCCGCGTTTCGCTGGTGACGCAAACCTTCCCGCATGTGACCACCGTGCCGCCGGAAGCCGTGCAGACCGACGCCGGCGGATCGTTCGTCTGGGTGGTTACGCCCGATTCCAAGTTGCAGCACACGCCGGTTCAGACAGGCGCCAGCAATGCAAGCGCCGTGGAGATCGTTCAGGGCGTAACGCCGGGAACACAGGTCGTCACGGTCAGCGGCGGACGCCTGAAGGACGGTCAGCAGGTCTCGGTCAACAGTCCGACGGAGATTGGCGGCAAAGGCGGCAAGGGCGGCGGCAAACATCACCGCGCCCAGTAG
- a CDS encoding alpha-mannosidase: MKTYTFHLIANAHLDPVWLWDAREGLNEGAQTCRTLCDLLDEDPELTFIRGESAIYEHIERTDPALLERIRAFVKAGRWDVVGGTYIQPDTNLPATETLSRHFTRGLNYFQSRFGVRPRVAWAADSFGHSAGLPDILAAAGMEGFAFTRPAEGQFSLAKPAFWWRGPAGGCVLAYRPPAGWYGSEHDELPRRLDEALAAASSGDLENVGVFFGVGNHGGGPTRRQIADIRAWAASHPEARVVFSTLHSLFDALRAEAAAQGEGFLPVHTGELGFCLRGCYATSAKLKFSYRQTEALVSRADATTAAIAAALNQAPADLSEAWDAVLFNSFHDILPGTSIERALDEQLDQLGGARHTARTAEFEALNALARQVDMTVPAAGGDLPTAVPFLIWNPHPFALDGPIELEGCLDYRPLWTYEGRPGEVPLEVLGPDGKPAPYQRIETENQFTPNLPWRARVLVPVTLPPRGWAVYTLGWSEAAEPVPNHGGARASSPGAIASEVYSVEARIGDSHVQILRNGAPMLGAAGLSVETVEDPYGSWGDMGENPESLSLSDVRETWTVTHCRVLESGPERAKLWVRLAGGSSRLDFTFSVSHGRDAVDVAARLLWNERSARLKLVLPARAAEAEFDVPGGSITRGPLGEVPGGRWVRTESLGFASDSLYAFDLKDGTLRATVCRATHYASDATLGADDEPWRPALDCGELRFRFLLTAGKSPLPHLARVLEQPPIVLIAPATPGPWARSGSVSASPSE, from the coding sequence ATGAAAACGTATACTTTCCATCTGATCGCCAACGCCCACCTTGATCCTGTCTGGCTGTGGGATGCGCGTGAAGGTCTGAACGAAGGCGCGCAGACCTGTCGCACTCTTTGCGATCTACTGGATGAAGACCCCGAGCTGACCTTTATTCGAGGCGAATCGGCGATCTACGAACACATCGAACGCACCGACCCTGCCTTGCTGGAGCGCATCCGCGCCTTCGTGAAGGCTGGGCGATGGGACGTGGTGGGAGGGACGTACATCCAGCCCGACACCAACCTTCCCGCCACCGAAACTCTCTCACGGCACTTCACGCGCGGCCTGAATTACTTTCAATCGCGTTTCGGCGTCCGCCCTCGCGTCGCCTGGGCCGCCGACTCTTTCGGTCATTCCGCTGGCCTTCCAGACATACTGGCGGCGGCAGGGATGGAAGGGTTTGCGTTCACTCGCCCGGCGGAGGGGCAATTTTCCCTCGCCAAGCCTGCGTTCTGGTGGCGGGGCCCGGCCGGCGGATGCGTGCTGGCTTACCGACCTCCGGCAGGTTGGTACGGCTCCGAACACGACGAACTTCCCCGGCGGCTGGACGAGGCGCTGGCGGCGGCGAGCAGTGGCGATTTGGAAAATGTCGGCGTCTTTTTCGGCGTGGGCAACCACGGCGGCGGCCCGACCCGCCGCCAAATCGCGGACATTCGCGCGTGGGCGGCGTCCCATCCAGAGGCGCGGGTTGTCTTTTCAACACTGCATTCGCTGTTCGACGCTCTGCGCGCCGAAGCTGCCGCTCAAGGCGAGGGCTTCCTTCCCGTCCATACCGGGGAATTAGGGTTCTGCCTGCGGGGATGCTATGCGACGTCGGCCAAACTCAAATTTTCCTATCGGCAAACTGAGGCGCTGGTGTCCCGGGCGGACGCGACGACTGCTGCGATCGCCGCCGCGCTGAACCAAGCCCCGGCCGATCTTTCGGAGGCTTGGGACGCCGTTCTGTTTAACTCTTTCCACGATATTCTTCCCGGCACGAGCATTGAGCGGGCTCTGGACGAACAGCTGGATCAGCTCGGCGGCGCGCGGCATACCGCAAGAACGGCGGAGTTTGAAGCGCTCAATGCGCTGGCGCGGCAGGTGGACATGACCGTTCCCGCCGCTGGCGGCGATCTTCCGACCGCCGTTCCGTTTTTGATCTGGAATCCGCATCCTTTTGCCTTGGATGGTCCTATCGAACTGGAGGGATGTCTGGACTACCGCCCGCTTTGGACTTACGAAGGGCGGCCGGGAGAGGTTCCGCTGGAAGTGCTCGGTCCGGACGGCAAGCCGGCGCCTTATCAAAGAATAGAAACCGAAAACCAGTTCACGCCGAACCTGCCTTGGAGGGCGCGCGTTCTGGTTCCCGTCACGCTCCCTCCGCGCGGCTGGGCGGTCTACACGCTGGGATGGTCGGAAGCGGCGGAGCCTGTCCCGAACCATGGCGGGGCGCGTGCTTCGTCGCCCGGCGCGATTGCCAGCGAAGTCTATTCCGTGGAAGCACGCATCGGAGACAGCCATGTTCAAATCTTGCGAAACGGCGCGCCTATGCTGGGAGCGGCGGGGCTGTCCGTGGAGACTGTGGAAGATCCCTATGGCTCCTGGGGCGATATGGGCGAAAACCCCGAATCGCTGAGCCTGTCCGACGTGCGTGAAACATGGACGGTGACGCATTGCCGTGTGCTGGAATCGGGGCCGGAGCGGGCGAAGTTATGGGTGCGGCTGGCGGGCGGATCGTCGCGGCTTGACTTCACGTTTTCCGTCTCGCACGGGCGGGACGCGGTCGATGTGGCGGCGCGTCTGCTCTGGAACGAGCGATCCGCGCGTCTGAAACTCGTCCTGCCAGCAAGGGCGGCGGAGGCGGAGTTTGACGTTCCCGGCGGCAGCATCACGCGCGGCCCGCTGGGCGAGGTTCCCGGCGGCCGGTGGGTGCGGACGGAAAGTCTCGGGTTCGCTTCCGACTCTCTCTATGCCTTCGACTTAAAAGATGGAACCCTGCGCGCAACAGTGTGCCGCGCGACGCATTACGCCTCGGATGCGACGCTGGGCGCGGACGACGAGCCGTGGCGACCCGCGCTCGACTGCGGAGAACTAAGGTTCCGGTTCTTGCTGACAGCGGGGAAATCGCCCTTGCCGCATCTCGCCCGCGTGCTGGAGCAACCCCCCATCGTCCTCATCGCGCCCGCGACACCCGGGCCATGGGCGCGTTCGGGGTCTGTCTCCGCGTCGCCGTCAGAATAG
- a CDS encoding group II truncated hemoglobin: MSHPTPPPTLFEWAGGAEALDRLTAHFYDKVLQDPLLRPVFEHMSPDHPHHVALFIGEVFGGSKAYSDAHGGHAGMVTHHLHRGLTEEQRTQWMRLLCQSADEVGLPSDPEFRSAFVGYLEWGSRLAMINSQPGAEAPPADSPMPKWGWGEVGGPYLG; the protein is encoded by the coding sequence ATGTCTCACCCCACACCGCCGCCCACCCTCTTTGAATGGGCCGGCGGCGCCGAAGCGCTCGACCGATTGACAGCCCACTTCTACGACAAAGTCCTGCAAGACCCATTGCTGCGCCCGGTCTTCGAGCATATGTCGCCCGACCACCCGCACCATGTGGCGTTATTTATTGGAGAAGTATTCGGCGGCTCCAAAGCGTATAGCGACGCGCACGGCGGACACGCGGGAATGGTGACGCATCACTTGCATCGCGGACTGACCGAAGAACAGCGCACCCAATGGATGCGGCTCCTGTGCCAGAGCGCCGACGAAGTCGGCCTGCCGAGCGACCCCGAATTTCGCTCGGCGTTCGTGGGATATCTGGAATGGGGTTCGCGTCTGGCCATGATCAACTCACAGCCAGGCGCGGAGGCGCCGCCTGCGGACTCGCCGATGCCGAAGTGGGGCTGGGGCGAGGTCGGCGGGCCGTATTTGGGGTGA
- the argS gene encoding arginine--tRNA ligase: MIATLSLLRTRFQEAVARAHGVEGADVLVLPASNPQFGDLQVNVALQLAKAVGKSPRAIAEGIVAELKLDEMCETPTIAGPGFINLKLKASYLDALVNASYADPRLGVAPAANPLRTVVDFSGPNIAKEMHVGHLRSTIIGDSIARISEFLGHDVLRLNHVGDWGTQFGMLIAFLRDTHPEALTDASTLDIGDLVGFYKRAKLRFDADEEFKERARREVVRLQGGDAESLYAWKLLCDQSRAAFEKIYQTLDIKITERGESFYNPLLPAVVTDLEAQGLLTESDGALCVFVEGFSNKEGNPLPLIIRKTDGAYNYATTDLAALRYRINEDKAKCIVIVTDIGQSDHFAQVFAVARLAGWLTEDVRVVHVPFGLVQGEDGKKFKTRSGETVKLSDLLDEAVVRARAHLDERLASEGREETEEFKTDLADKVGIAAVKYADLSANRGSNYVFSFDKMLALQGNTAPYMLYAYVRVQGIARKGGVDFASLAGLDNIHIAEPSERDLAKHLLELDDVLVKIAEDFLPSRLCTYLFELSQKFNHFYEACPVLNAAEPTRTSRLALADLTARTLKLGLSLLGISTVERL, from the coding sequence ATGATTGCAACACTTTCTCTCTTACGAACCCGTTTTCAAGAAGCCGTCGCGCGGGCGCACGGCGTCGAAGGCGCCGATGTGCTGGTGCTGCCGGCGAGTAATCCTCAGTTTGGCGATTTGCAGGTCAATGTTGCTTTGCAGCTGGCCAAAGCCGTCGGCAAGTCGCCGCGGGCGATCGCGGAAGGCATTGTCGCCGAGCTGAAGCTGGACGAGATGTGTGAGACGCCGACGATTGCTGGTCCCGGCTTTATCAACCTGAAGCTGAAAGCTTCTTATCTCGACGCGCTGGTCAATGCGTCGTACGCCGATCCGCGATTGGGCGTGGCGCCGGCGGCGAACCCGCTGCGCACGGTGGTCGATTTCTCCGGTCCGAACATCGCCAAGGAGATGCATGTCGGGCATCTGCGCTCGACGATCATTGGCGACAGCATCGCACGCATCTCTGAGTTTCTGGGACACGATGTCCTGCGCCTGAACCATGTCGGCGACTGGGGCACGCAGTTCGGCATGCTCATCGCCTTTCTGCGCGATACCCATCCCGAGGCGCTGACCGACGCGAGCACGCTGGACATCGGCGATCTGGTTGGCTTCTACAAGCGCGCGAAGCTGCGGTTCGACGCCGATGAGGAGTTCAAGGAGCGCGCGCGCCGCGAAGTCGTGCGTTTGCAGGGCGGGGACGCCGAAAGCCTGTACGCCTGGAAGCTGCTGTGCGATCAATCGCGCGCCGCCTTCGAGAAGATCTACCAGACGCTCGATATCAAAATCACGGAGCGCGGCGAATCGTTCTATAACCCATTGCTGCCCGCCGTGGTCACCGACCTGGAGGCGCAGGGTCTGCTGACCGAGAGCGACGGCGCCCTGTGTGTCTTTGTCGAAGGGTTCAGCAACAAAGAAGGCAACCCGCTGCCGCTGATCATCCGTAAGACCGACGGCGCGTACAACTACGCCACCACGGACCTCGCCGCGCTGCGCTACCGGATCAATGAGGATAAGGCCAAGTGTATCGTGATCGTCACCGATATCGGCCAGTCCGACCACTTCGCGCAGGTTTTCGCCGTCGCGCGCCTGGCCGGCTGGCTGACGGAGGATGTCCGCGTGGTGCACGTTCCGTTCGGCCTCGTGCAGGGCGAAGACGGTAAGAAGTTCAAAACCCGCTCGGGCGAGACCGTCAAGCTCAGCGACCTGCTGGACGAAGCCGTCGTCCGCGCCCGCGCGCACCTGGACGAGCGCTTGGCCTCCGAGGGCCGCGAGGAGACCGAGGAGTTCAAGACCGATCTCGCCGATAAAGTCGGCATCGCCGCCGTGAAGTACGCGGACCTGAGCGCCAATCGCGGCAGCAACTACGTCTTTAGCTTCGACAAGATGCTGGCCTTGCAGGGCAACACCGCGCCGTACATGCTCTACGCCTATGTCCGCGTCCAGGGCATCGCGCGCAAGGGCGGGGTGGACTTCGCATCGCTCGCCGGCCTGGACAATATCCATATCGCCGAACCGTCCGAGCGCGATCTGGCGAAGCATCTCCTCGAACTCGACGACGTGCTGGTCAAGATCGCCGAAGACTTCCTGCCGAGCCGCCTCTGCACGTATCTGTTCGAGCTCAGTCAGAAGTTCAATCACTTCTACGAAGCCTGCCCGGTGCTAAACGCCGCCGAACCCACGCGCACCTCGCGGTTGGCTCTCGCGGATTTGACGGCGCGGACGCTGAAGCTAGGATTGTCACTGCTGGGGATTTCGACGGTGGAGCGGCTGTAG
- a CDS encoding LysR family transcriptional regulator, producing MELRHLRYFVAVADELHFGRAAEQLFISQPPLTRQIQQLEQEMGVVLLTRTKRSVRLTEAGAAFLERARQILLLADEAVTVAQRIAAGQAGALGIGFVGSATYTLLPEILRSFRAQYPGIELLLHEMSSGEQIQALQDGRIDLGFVRPSTPQRSLAGEVILREPLMAALPDSHSLAASPEVSFDDLRGDPFILFPRLPRPSYADHILALCAQAGFTPTIIQETLEIQTALGLVAGNLGVAIVPASVSRLPWPGVVYKPLPPPAPTTEMAVAYRDGPLSPALANFLEIVHAVARELSATGSYTALSVS from the coding sequence ATGGAGCTGCGACATCTACGCTATTTCGTCGCCGTCGCCGACGAACTGCACTTCGGCCGCGCGGCCGAGCAACTTTTTATCTCACAGCCGCCGCTCACGCGCCAGATCCAGCAACTGGAGCAGGAGATGGGTGTGGTGTTGCTCACACGCACCAAGCGAAGCGTCCGGCTGACGGAGGCGGGGGCGGCGTTTCTCGAACGGGCGCGGCAGATCTTGTTGCTCGCAGACGAAGCCGTAACCGTCGCACAACGGATCGCCGCAGGCCAAGCCGGCGCTCTGGGCATCGGCTTCGTCGGCTCCGCCACCTACACGTTGTTGCCGGAGATCCTGAGATCGTTTCGCGCCCAATATCCCGGCATCGAGCTGTTGCTACATGAAATGAGTTCGGGCGAACAGATCCAAGCGCTTCAAGACGGCCGCATCGATCTGGGCTTCGTCCGCCCCTCCACGCCACAGCGGTCACTCGCTGGAGAAGTGATCCTGCGCGAGCCACTGATGGCGGCCCTCCCGGATTCCCACTCTCTCGCCGCCTCTCCAGAAGTCAGCTTCGACGACCTGCGCGGAGATCCGTTTATCCTCTTCCCGCGCCTCCCTCGCCCCAGCTACGCCGACCATATCCTGGCGCTTTGCGCGCAGGCCGGCTTCACTCCAACGATCATTCAGGAAACGCTGGAGATACAAACCGCGCTCGGCCTCGTCGCCGGAAACCTCGGCGTCGCCATCGTCCCCGCCTCCGTCAGCCGCCTGCCCTGGCCCGGCGTCGTCTACAAACCACTGCCGCCGCCCGCTCCCACCACCGAAATGGCGGTCGCCTACCGCGACGGCCCCCTCTCCCCCGCACTCGCGAACTTTCTGGAGATCGTCCACGCCGTCGCCCGCGAGCTCTCGGCGACCGGTTCTTACACCGCTTTGTCCGTGTCATGA
- a CDS encoding DNA-3-methyladenine glycosylase I: MTEETIRCSWAVSSEMIEYHDTEWGVPSHDDTHLFEMLTLEGAQAGLSWATILRRRQGYRAAFANFDVSKVAAFDDARIEEIVLDPGVIRHRGKIAATVGNAKAFLSVQQEFGSFDAFLWRFVDGAPITNHYASPSELPAKTPVSDALSKALMKRGFKFVGSTICYAYMQAVGMVDDHMDDCVCRTAKKSAHGV; this comes from the coding sequence ATGACGGAAGAGACCATTCGCTGCTCCTGGGCCGTCAGTTCGGAGATGATCGAATATCATGATACGGAGTGGGGCGTTCCTTCGCACGACGACACGCATCTATTCGAGATGCTGACCCTGGAAGGCGCGCAGGCGGGCCTGAGCTGGGCCACCATCCTGCGCCGCCGTCAAGGATACCGCGCGGCGTTCGCCAATTTCGATGTCTCCAAAGTCGCCGCGTTCGACGACGCCCGGATCGAAGAGATCGTCCTCGACCCGGGCGTCATCCGTCATCGCGGCAAGATCGCGGCGACCGTCGGCAACGCCAAGGCGTTTCTCTCCGTCCAGCAAGAGTTCGGCAGCTTCGACGCCTTTCTCTGGCGCTTCGTGGACGGCGCGCCGATCACAAACCACTACGCCTCGCCCTCCGAACTTCCCGCCAAAACTCCCGTCTCCGACGCGCTCAGCAAAGCGCTCATGAAACGCGGGTTTAAATTCGTCGGCTCCACCATCTGCTACGCCTACATGCAGGCCGTTGGGATGGTGGACGACCACATGGACGACTGCGTCTGCCGCACCGCGAAAAAATCCGCGCATGGCGTCTAA
- a CDS encoding thioredoxin family protein, translated as MPATPSTMLALGASAADFHLPNVVTGEAVSLKDYSGAKALLVAFVSPHCPFVKHIQQELGQIARDYSDRGLHIAAISSNDAVAYPADSLENLKIWAQEQDYSFWVLFDEEQSVAKAYNAACTPDFFLFGADHKLVYRGQLDDSRPKNELPVTGKDLRAAIDAVLSGQSVSQEQRASIGCNIKWKAGNEPSYFQAPAPALAAA; from the coding sequence ATGCCCGCAACACCTTCGACCATGCTCGCGCTTGGCGCATCCGCCGCCGATTTTCACCTGCCGAACGTCGTCACCGGTGAAGCCGTTTCTCTCAAGGACTATTCGGGCGCTAAAGCCCTGCTGGTTGCTTTCGTCAGCCCGCACTGCCCGTTCGTGAAGCATATTCAGCAGGAGCTGGGGCAGATCGCTCGCGATTATTCCGATCGGGGGTTGCACATCGCCGCGATCAGCTCCAATGACGCCGTGGCGTATCCCGCCGATTCGCTGGAGAACCTCAAGATCTGGGCGCAGGAGCAGGATTACTCCTTCTGGGTGCTTTTTGACGAGGAACAGTCCGTCGCCAAGGCGTACAACGCCGCCTGCACCCCGGACTTCTTTCTGTTCGGCGCCGATCACAAATTGGTCTATCGCGGCCAGCTCGACGACAGCCGTCCGAAGAACGAGCTTCCGGTGACCGGCAAGGATCTGCGCGCCGCCATCGACGCCGTCCTCAGCGGCCAGTCGGTTTCCCAGGAGCAGCGCGCCAGCATCGGCTGCAACATCAAGTGGAAAGCCGGCAACGAACCCTCCTACTTCCAAGCGCCCGCCCCCGCGCTTGCCGCCGCCTAA
- a CDS encoding SRPBCC family protein, producing MSSAHASIPWPPERTPEKSPIHQFHDIRIAAPASVVWPWLVGVLLWPRYNPMISDIAPLDASAMQLALGVSFQWRRGGYTLLSTVTDYMPGARLGWKNDGLWLRGFQEWLLIPDGDGCVVRVEETLSGFVPWLFRRSISRALGRIQNEWLESLRQVSEEEAPRSAI from the coding sequence ATGAGCAGCGCGCATGCGTCCATCCCGTGGCCTCCTGAACGCACGCCCGAGAAATCACCCATCCATCAATTTCACGATATTCGGATCGCCGCGCCCGCCTCGGTCGTATGGCCCTGGCTTGTCGGCGTGCTGCTCTGGCCGCGATACAATCCCATGATTTCCGATATCGCGCCGCTGGACGCATCAGCGATGCAGCTCGCGCTGGGAGTTTCTTTCCAGTGGCGGCGCGGCGGCTATACGCTTCTGAGCACCGTGACGGATTACATGCCGGGTGCGCGGCTCGGCTGGAAGAACGACGGTTTATGGCTGCGCGGCTTTCAGGAATGGCTGCTGATCCCCGACGGCGACGGCTGCGTCGTGCGTGTCGAGGAAACCCTGTCGGGATTCGTCCCATGGCTCTTTCGCCGATCCATCTCCCGCGCGCTGGGCAGGATCCAGAACGAGTGGCTGGAATCGCTGCGCCAGGTCTCCGAAGAAGAAGCGCCTCGAAGCGCGATCTAA